A part of Chanodichthys erythropterus isolate Z2021 chromosome 4, ASM2448905v1, whole genome shotgun sequence genomic DNA contains:
- the zfp36l1b gene encoding mRNA decay activator protein ZFP36L1b has protein sequence MTATVVSSFFDYEVTNKNNKMMTYNSPLSSPHLQSVPSTGANTPFNPTGSLLDRKVVGTPSVGLYQRRHSVSVTSSKSMQNQFINSLKMEGSASMNGSSNNKENRFRDRSYSETGERLRPSNITCISANGNSQVNSSRYKTELCRPFEENGTCKYGDKCQFAHGMHELRSLNRHPKYKTELCRTFHSIGYCPYGPRCHFIHNAEERRGPPPLSAFNKMERPRLHHSYSFAGFPSSGGSQDSPTSVTPPPIFSNEDINEWPSNPFTFSSQELVNLFGPSLGGTTVPDLPGPHSPTTPSFFRPMSESPPSPPDSLSDQEGYQSSLDSQSGSESPVLDATRRLPIFSRLSISDD, from the coding sequence aacaaTAAGATGATGACCTACAACAGTCCCCTCTCCAGTCCCCATTTACAGTCTGTCCCCTCCACCGGTGCCAATACCCCCTTTAACCCCACCGGGTCCCTGCTGGACAGGAAGGTGGTGGGTACTCCTTCAGTGGGACTCTACCAGCGTCGCCACTCTGTGTCCGTTACCAGCTCCAAATCAATGCAGAACCAATTTATTAACAGTCTCAAGATGGAAGGCTCGGCTTCCATGAATGGGAGCAGTAACAACAAGGAGAACCGTTTTCGTGACCGGTCCTACTCTGAAACCGGGGAGCGTCTAAGGCCGAGCAACATCACATGCATTAGTGCCAACGGAAACAGCCAGGTCAACTCTAGCCGCTATAAGACCGAACTCTGCAGACCTTTCGAGGAGAATGGCACTTGTAAATATGGCGACAAGTGCCAGTTTGCCCATGGGATGCACGAGCTTCGTAGTCTAAATCGCCACCCCAAGTACAAGACCGAGCTCTGTCGCACCTTCCACAGTATTGGTTACTGCCCGTATGGGCCGCGTTGCCACTTCATCCACAACGCAGAGGAGCGCCGCGGACCCCCTCCTCTCTCCGCCTTCAACAAGATGGAGCGCCCCCGCCTTCATCACAGCTACAGTTTTGCCGGTTTCCCAAGCTCAGGTGGCTCCCAGGACAGCCCAACCTCTGTCACACCTCCACCCATATTTTCCAACGAAGACATCAACGAGTGGCCCAGCAACCCCTTCACTTTCTCAAGTCAAGAGCTCGTCAACCTGTTTGGGCCCAGTTTAGGTGGCACCACTGTTCCTGATCTGCCCGGTCCTCACTCACCCACCACACCCTCCTTCTTCAGGCCCATGTCCGAGTCTCCACCCAGCCCTCCGGACTCCCTCTCCGACCAGGAGGGCTACCAGAGCAGCCTTGACAGCCAGAGCGGATCCGAGTCACCTGTGCTGGACGCGACACGTCGCCTCCCCATCTTCAGCAGACTCTCCATCTCTGACGATTAA